Proteins encoded within one genomic window of Brenneria nigrifluens DSM 30175 = ATCC 13028:
- the rpsO gene encoding 30S ribosomal protein S15, translating into MSLSVEAKAKIVAEFGRGTNDSGSTEVQVALLTAQINHLQGHFAEHKKDHHSRRGLLRMVSQRRKLLDYLKRKDVARYTSLIERLGLRR; encoded by the coding sequence ATGTCTCTAAGTGTTGAAGCGAAAGCGAAAATCGTTGCGGAATTTGGTCGTGGCACTAACGACAGTGGCTCTACCGAAGTTCAGGTTGCTTTGCTGACCGCGCAGATCAACCATCTGCAGGGTCACTTTGCCGAGCACAAAAAAGATCACCACAGCCGTCGTGGTCTGCTGCGTATGGTTTCTCAGCGCCGTAAGCTGCTGGACTACCTGAAGCGTAAAGATGTGGCACGTTACACCAGTCTGATCGAGCGTCTGGGTCTGCGTCGCTAA
- the truB gene encoding tRNA pseudouridine(55) synthase TruB — MSRPRRRGRDVHGVLLLDKSQGMSSNDVLQKVKRIFNANKAGHTGALDPLATGMLPICLGEATKFSQYLLDSDKRYRVIARLGQRTDTSDADGILIAQRPVGFSAAQLERALDGFRGTTLQVPSMYSALKYQGRPLYEYARQGQTVAREAREITVYELQFIRWEGDELELEIHCSKGTYIRTIIDDLGERLGCGAHVIYLRRLQVATYPVEKMVTLEQLNVLLEQAQAEERAPALSLDPLLMPMESPVMIFPEVNLLPVVAGYLKQGQPVQAANAPLNGMVRITEGEARKFIGMGEIDGDGRVAPRRLVVEY; from the coding sequence ATGAGTCGTCCTCGTCGCCGCGGCCGTGACGTACACGGCGTATTGTTATTGGATAAGTCGCAGGGCATGTCTTCCAATGACGTATTGCAGAAAGTAAAGCGGATCTTTAACGCCAATAAGGCGGGCCATACCGGCGCGCTGGATCCGCTGGCGACCGGCATGCTGCCGATCTGCCTGGGAGAGGCCACCAAGTTTTCGCAGTACCTGCTGGATTCGGATAAGCGCTATCGGGTGATCGCCCGGCTGGGACAGCGCACGGACACCTCGGATGCGGACGGCATCCTGATTGCGCAGCGGCCGGTCGGTTTTTCGGCGGCGCAGTTGGAACGGGCGCTGGACGGCTTTCGCGGCACCACGCTGCAGGTGCCTTCAATGTATTCCGCTTTGAAGTATCAGGGGCGTCCGCTGTACGAGTATGCCCGTCAGGGGCAGACGGTTGCGCGCGAGGCGCGCGAAATCACCGTGTATGAGTTGCAGTTTATCCGCTGGGAAGGGGATGAGCTGGAGCTGGAAATACACTGTTCGAAAGGCACCTACATTCGCACCATCATCGATGATCTGGGCGAGAGGCTGGGTTGCGGCGCGCACGTTATTTATCTGCGCCGGCTGCAGGTTGCGACCTACCCGGTTGAGAAAATGGTGACGCTGGAGCAGTTGAATGTGCTGCTGGAACAGGCGCAGGCCGAGGAGCGTGCGCCGGCCCTGAGTCTTGACCCCCTGCTGATGCCGATGGAAAGTCCGGTGATGATTTTCCCCGAGGTGAACTTATTGCCCGTGGTGGCCGGTTATCTCAAGCAGGGCCAGCCGGTGCAGGCGGCAAACGCCCCGTTGAACGGCATGGTGCGCATCACCGAAGGCGAAGCGCGCAAGTTCATCGGCATGGGTGAAATCGACGGCGACGGACGCGTCGCTCCCCGCCGTTTGGTGGTCGAGTATTAG
- the rbfA gene encoding 30S ribosome-binding factor RbfA: MAKEFSRTQRVSQEMQKEIAIIIQREVKDPRIGMATVSGVEVSRDLAYAKVFVTLLNDNEPEQVKTALKALQDASGFIRVLLGKAMRLRVVPELTFSYDNSLVEGMRMSNLVTNVVRNDAARRSTSGEDQED; the protein is encoded by the coding sequence ATGGCAAAAGAATTCAGCCGCACCCAGCGCGTGTCGCAGGAAATGCAAAAAGAAATCGCCATTATTATTCAACGGGAAGTGAAAGATCCGCGCATCGGTATGGCGACGGTATCCGGCGTTGAAGTTTCACGCGATCTGGCTTACGCCAAAGTTTTTGTGACCCTTCTCAACGATAATGAGCCGGAGCAGGTGAAGACCGCGCTGAAGGCGTTGCAGGACGCCTCGGGCTTTATCCGCGTGCTGCTGGGAAAAGCGATGCGCCTGCGCGTCGTTCCCGAATTGACGTTTTCCTACGACAACTCGCTGGTAGAAGGGATGCGCATGTCCAACCTGGTTACCAACGTGGTCCGGAATGACGCGGCGCGTCGTTCTACCTCGGGTGAAGACCAGGAGGATTAA
- the infB gene encoding translation initiation factor IF-2, giving the protein MTDVTLKSLATEIQTPVDRLIQQFADAGITKSAADSVTQHEKETLLAHLNRERGSAPGKLTLQRKTRSTLNIPSTGGKSKSVQIEVRKKRTYVKRDPLDAQQAEEEEHARREAEEQAQRVAEEQAKREAEEKARREAAEKAKRAADEQAKREAAEIAKRDVAEKEKVTNQQNDSITKPAQAEKARREAEAAELKRKAEEAARVKVEEEARRIAEEARRMAEENAGRWEAESAAKPEESADYHVTTSHHARQAEDESDRQVEGERRTRTRAAKTTKQKKGNRQSESKADREEARAVTRKGKRKPSTLQQSFNKPAQAVNRDVVIGETVTVAELANKMAVKGSQVIKTMMKLGAMATINQVIDQETAQLVAEEMGHKVILRRENELEEAVMSDRDTGASAVSRAPVVTIMGHVDHGKTSLLDYIRSTKVAAGEAGGITQHIGAYHVETDNGMITFLDTPGHAAFTAMRARGAQATDIVVLVVAADDGVMPQTIEAIQHAKAAQVPVVVAVNKIDKPEADPDRVKTELSQYGVMPEEWGGESQFVHVSAKAGTGIDELLDAILLQAEVLELKAIRSGMASGVVIESFLDKGRGPVATVLVREGTLNKGDIVLCGFEYGRVRAMRDELGREITEAGPSIPVEILGLSGVPAAGDEATVVRDEKKAREVALYRQGKFREVKLARQQKSKLENMFANMTEGEVSELNIVLKSDVQGSCEAISDSLQKLSTDEVKVKIVGSGVGGITETDATLAAASNAIILGFNVRADASARRVVEAESLDLRYYSVIYDLIDEVKQAMSGMLAPEYKQEIIGLAEVRDVFKSPKFGAIAGCMVTEGVVKRHNKIRVLRENVVIYEGELESLRRFKDDVNEVRNGMECGIGVKNYNDVRAGDVIEVFETIEIKRTIA; this is encoded by the coding sequence AGCACCGGCGGCAAGAGTAAGTCAGTGCAGATCGAAGTCCGCAAGAAACGCACTTATGTAAAACGCGATCCTCTGGATGCCCAACAGGCGGAAGAGGAAGAGCATGCACGGCGTGAAGCGGAAGAACAGGCACAACGCGTTGCTGAAGAGCAGGCTAAACGCGAGGCTGAAGAAAAAGCCCGCCGCGAGGCCGCTGAGAAAGCGAAACGTGCTGCCGACGAGCAAGCCAAACGTGAGGCCGCCGAAATAGCTAAGCGTGACGTAGCGGAAAAAGAAAAAGTGACCAATCAACAAAACGATAGCATTACCAAGCCTGCCCAGGCCGAAAAAGCCCGCCGGGAAGCCGAAGCCGCGGAACTGAAACGTAAAGCTGAAGAAGCCGCTCGCGTTAAGGTTGAGGAAGAAGCGCGACGTATCGCGGAAGAAGCCCGTCGTATGGCGGAAGAAAATGCCGGCCGTTGGGAAGCGGAAAGCGCCGCCAAACCCGAAGAGTCAGCCGATTATCATGTGACGACCTCTCATCACGCCCGTCAAGCGGAAGATGAAAGCGATCGCCAGGTTGAAGGCGAGCGTCGTACCCGCACCCGCGCCGCCAAAACCACCAAACAGAAGAAAGGCAACCGCCAGTCCGAATCGAAAGCGGACCGTGAAGAGGCGCGCGCCGTTACCCGTAAAGGCAAGCGTAAGCCAAGTACGCTGCAGCAGAGTTTCAACAAGCCTGCCCAGGCGGTCAACCGCGATGTGGTGATCGGTGAAACGGTGACCGTTGCCGAACTGGCCAACAAGATGGCGGTGAAAGGCTCTCAGGTCATCAAAACGATGATGAAACTGGGCGCCATGGCGACGATTAACCAGGTTATCGATCAGGAAACCGCACAGCTGGTGGCGGAAGAAATGGGCCACAAGGTCATCCTGCGTCGTGAAAACGAACTGGAAGAAGCGGTAATGAGCGACCGCGATACCGGCGCCTCCGCCGTATCGCGCGCGCCGGTGGTGACCATCATGGGGCACGTCGACCATGGTAAAACCTCGCTGCTGGACTATATCCGTTCAACCAAAGTCGCCGCCGGCGAAGCGGGCGGCATTACCCAGCATATCGGCGCCTACCACGTTGAAACCGATAACGGCATGATCACCTTCCTGGATACCCCCGGACACGCCGCGTTTACCGCGATGCGCGCCCGCGGCGCCCAGGCGACGGATATCGTGGTGCTGGTCGTCGCGGCGGATGACGGCGTGATGCCGCAGACCATCGAAGCTATCCAGCACGCCAAAGCGGCCCAGGTGCCGGTGGTTGTCGCGGTAAACAAAATCGATAAGCCGGAAGCCGATCCCGATCGGGTGAAAACCGAGCTGTCCCAGTACGGCGTGATGCCGGAAGAGTGGGGCGGCGAATCGCAGTTTGTGCACGTATCGGCCAAAGCCGGCACCGGCATCGACGAACTGCTGGACGCCATTTTGCTGCAGGCCGAAGTGCTGGAGCTGAAGGCAATCCGCAGCGGTATGGCCAGCGGGGTGGTGATTGAATCCTTCCTGGATAAAGGCCGCGGCCCGGTCGCCACCGTGCTGGTGCGCGAAGGTACGCTGAACAAAGGCGATATCGTGCTGTGCGGCTTTGAATACGGCCGGGTTCGCGCGATGCGCGACGAACTGGGGCGTGAAATCACCGAAGCCGGCCCGTCGATTCCGGTGGAAATCCTCGGCTTGTCCGGCGTGCCGGCGGCGGGCGATGAAGCGACCGTGGTGCGTGACGAGAAGAAAGCCCGCGAAGTGGCGCTGTATCGTCAGGGCAAATTCCGTGAGGTCAAGCTGGCTCGCCAGCAGAAATCCAAACTGGAAAACATGTTTGCCAACATGACGGAAGGTGAAGTTTCCGAGCTGAATATCGTGCTGAAGTCCGACGTTCAGGGGTCTTGTGAAGCCATCTCCGATTCGCTGCAAAAACTGTCCACCGACGAAGTGAAAGTGAAGATCGTCGGTTCCGGCGTGGGCGGCATCACGGAAACGGATGCCACGCTGGCGGCCGCGTCGAACGCGATTATCCTTGGCTTTAACGTGCGTGCCGATGCCTCCGCCCGCCGCGTTGTGGAAGCTGAAAGTCTGGATCTGCGCTACTATTCCGTCATCTACGATTTGATCGATGAAGTCAAACAGGCGATGAGCGGTATGCTGGCGCCGGAATACAAACAGGAAATCATCGGCCTGGCGGAAGTACGCGATGTGTTCAAATCACCGAAATTCGGCGCCATCGCCGGCTGTATGGTGACGGAAGGCGTGGTTAAACGTCATAACAAGATTCGCGTACTGCGTGAAAACGTGGTCATCTACGAAGGCGAGCTGGAGTCGCTGCGTCGCTTTAAGGATGACGTCAACGAAGTGCGCAACGGCATGGAATGCGGTATCGGCGTGAAGAACTACAATGACGTTCGCGCCGGCGACGTGATTGAAGTCTTTGAAACGATCGAGATCAAACGCACGATCGCTTAA